A stretch of the Terriglobia bacterium genome encodes the following:
- a CDS encoding PadR family transcriptional regulator, giving the protein MPETKSEVMYGTLDLIVLKALDTLGPLHGFGIAERIHHVSRELLTLNQGTLYASLARLEQSGCISSKWGTSENNRRARYYSITKTGRRRLAKEAEDWERMAEFIGRVLQGAF; this is encoded by the coding sequence ATGCCCGAAACCAAGTCTGAAGTGATGTACGGCACTCTGGATCTGATCGTGCTCAAAGCCCTGGACACGCTCGGGCCGCTGCACGGATTTGGAATTGCGGAGCGCATTCATCATGTATCAAGGGAATTGCTGACGCTGAACCAGGGGACGCTCTACGCGTCATTGGCGCGGCTCGAACAGAGCGGCTGCATCAGCTCGAAGTGGGGAACCAGCGAGAACAACCGGCGGGCACGCTACTACTCGATCACCAAAACCGGCCGCCGGCGGCTTGCGAAAGAAGCCGAGGACTGGGAGCGGATGGCGGAATTCATCGGCCGCGTACTCCAGGGCGCGTTTTAG